The following nucleotide sequence is from Opitutia bacterium.
CGTAGGTGTCTGGACCGTGTCTCAGTTCCAGTGTGGCTGATCATCCTCTCAGATCAGCTACCCGTCTTAGCCTTGGTGAGCCGTTACCTCGCCAACTAGCTGATAGGCCGCGAACTCCTCATCTAGCGTCAGGCCTTGCGGTCCCTGACTTTAGTATGTCTCTCATGCGAGAGACAACCACATGCGGTATTAATTCGCCTTTCGGCGAGCTATTCCACACTCAATGGTAGATTGTTCACGTGTTACGCACCCGTTCGCCACTGAACAAACTATGTATTGCTACACAGCCTGTCCCGTTCGACTTGCATGTCTTAACCACGCCGCCAGCGTTCATTCTGAGCCAGGATCAAACTCTCCGAAAAAATCAGAGAGTCACGAATCCTAGTGATTCATGAACTACTAAAGAGAAACAACTTACGTTGTTCCTCCAAACACGGGAGGTGAATCCCGCGTCTTGGAATAATTTGATTGGGGGTCCCAATCAATCGCACAAAGTAAATTTCAAAGAACCGCTTCCTTTTCAGGGGAAAGGTTTCCAAGAAGACATTCGGCTTCCCGTTCGTCAACACATTTCCGAAGATTTTTCGAAAAATTTGCTGAAAAGAACGAGGCCGATCTCTCGGCCCCTCGGACCGTCTCACCTCGAAGTTCGAAGCGATTGGCGCCGAAGGGACGGCAAACCATGCAAACGGCCACTCGACGATCAAGCCCATTTTATAAAACTTCTTCTAATGACATCATAAAATACTAGCATATAACATTTTGCAATGTATTTTTTCGCAGCTAAATCTGCAAAACACCGAACGCGGCGCATCGAACGGCAGCGGCCAATTTGTCGTATCTAAAATAGTGATACGATCATGCCCCAGCCTTGGTGGAGCGCTGACGCGGCGTGGGGTATCGCACGCGAAACTTGTCCGAGACAGACTCTGCGAAACCGTCCGCAACCGAGACCGCCACGACTAGTGTGCGACCGCGGAGTCAGGGCGCTCCGAGCGTCGCCGCACGCTTTCGCGTTTGCGCCAGGATCCTGGTGGCAGGGAGAGGGGGCCGTCTCGCCGCCATTCGTGGAGAGATCGGGAGGCTACCCGAAACCTTCGGATCCCGCGGTGGGAGGCGGTTGGAATGCGATGAATCCGACGACCCCTTGCGATTCCCTTTTAACAATTCCGGTCGCCAAACCGCCTATGCGACTGGAGTGGCTGGGGCGATAGCGGTGGGCTCGTGGGCTGTCAGTGGTTGAGCCGTGCAACGCGCTTCAGGACGCCCGATCGGGCTCAATCTTGAACTGGAGTTTTATAAGAACCGATAGTGGCCGCAAACGGATGTAGGCGCGTCCGTTAGCATGCGATCGCCATACAACCTGACTGGGTTCTGCCCGTTTTTCCCGGGAAGCGGTCTTCTCAGAGCCACGATATCCGCTGGCGCATTGCATTCGAACGAATAACATAAGCAACAATTTTACCGTATTTCACAATCCAGGCGCCTCATGGAAACAAAGTCGTTGTCAGGTGCCGTAAACTACTTTTGAACGCCCGTCCGGTATCGGCAACTAACGATAGCCGACCTAACTCAACCAAGGCACACGCTTGGACCTAAAACAGATTAAGCTAATCATCGACCTCATGAAGCGCTCGGATCTTACCGAGTTCGAAGTCGAGGAGCAGGGCTTCAAGATTAAGATTAAGCGCAACTCCGGTGAGCCCGTCCTTGTGGGCGGTGCCGCGGGTTACTCCGCCCACCCGTTCCCGGTGGCGACCGCGCCCGAGGCCCCCAAGGCTCCGGTGGCGCCCGCCGCCGCTCCGTCCACCGCGGGGGGCGACGAGGTCGGCTTCGCTTATGTGAAGTCGCCGATGGTCGGCACGTTCTATCGTTCGCCTTCCCCCGACAGCCCGCCGTTCGTCGATGCGAACAGCAAGATCGAAGAAAAGTCCGTGGTCTGCATCATCGAAGCGATGAAGATCATGAACGAGATCCAAGCCGAAGTGAAGGGCACCATCGTCGAGGTGCTGGTCGAGAACGGCCAACCCGTCGAATACGGGCAGCGCCTCTACAAGGTGAAGGCCAGCTAAGCGCGCCTTCTCTGATCACCAGCCGGGCAGAGTCCTGTCCGGCTTCATTTTTTCCGCCCCTCCAATGATTCAAAAGGTCCTCATCGCCAACCGCGGTGAAATCGCCCTTCGCGTGATTCGCGCCT
It contains:
- the accB gene encoding acetyl-CoA carboxylase biotin carboxyl carrier protein encodes the protein MDLKQIKLIIDLMKRSDLTEFEVEEQGFKIKIKRNSGEPVLVGGAAGYSAHPFPVATAPEAPKAPVAPAAAPSTAGGDEVGFAYVKSPMVGTFYRSPSPDSPPFVDANSKIEEKSVVCIIEAMKIMNEIQAEVKGTIVEVLVENGQPVEYGQRLYKVKAS